DNA sequence from the Liolophura sinensis isolate JHLJ2023 chromosome 1, CUHK_Ljap_v2, whole genome shotgun sequence genome:
CAAGTGAGTTTCTGTTGTGGGCACGACTACACAAGGGTCGGCAGTCCGCAAACTGCCCAAGTCCTGTGGGTGAATACTGTCTTGGGCTGCACCAATGTGGCTTGGCAGAGTCCTGTTGTTATTTTCTTCCTCTCGACCTGTTGGAGCCTCCAGAGCCATGCGTGACGGGGACATAAGACCTGGCCGGGTGTCCATACGGACGGGCAGGTCCCCAGATCTCTGCCCAAGGATTTCGTAAGTCCTCACCTCCCCGGAGGGTAGGTACAAACTGGTTTGGTACTGTGGGGCTGTGGAGTAAAGATGGGGGTATAGAAAGGTCGGGGGCAGCACCCCAGCCTGTGAACTGCTGATGTACGAGGGCATGGTCGTGGGAGGGTTCATCGAGCTAAAGATGTCATGAGGTGATATCACTGGATAGTTACTATGAGAAACTCCCAATGGGAGCGTGGAAATCGCACGACTCTCCTCTAAGATTTCTAAATTTGAGCGACTGGTTGGATAGGTGAGGCTGTGAGAGGCTGCTgcagggggtgggggtgggggaaggATGTGCCGGGGCTCCGTGTAGCGCGACTCTGAAATTGGATGATCAGTGAATCTTAGGCTGGACAGTCCTTGGTAACGCGGCAACACAATTGGTAATCTGGGTTCTAAATTCATTCGCTGGGAATCCACTGAGAACCGTGAGTCCACGGATGAATAATCAAGTCTTTGGGCATCAGGTAAAAGTGGAAGTCTTCTGTCTAGAGAGGAGACATCACTCTGAGTGGTGGTGATGGCTGACAAGTCAGCTGTTGTTGGCATGATGGTGAGGCGCTGGTCAGCTAAATGAGATTCCATAGATGGAGGGCTAATACGATGAATGGTGGGtgctgaaaaaatacaaaaactcatTGTTATTGGAACTTCACTTTAAATCACTGTGTATTATTATTAGGCAAGGCTTTAAATTTTCCAATAACATACTATGGAAATTTTGGTAGTACATGCACtaaattaagattttaaaacatttctgaacAATTTCCAAACAGAGCTGCTCCATCATGCATCACCTGGAGTGATAATAATACAAACAGTGTATTATTCCTAAAGAAGGAATCATTATTCCAGGAGACTTTTCCCTTCCACAAATCATGCTGGATAAATCTAAGAAACTCAAGACTGAGTGCTCCAATATGAATCTATATCTACAAAAGTGCTTCTTTTTCTTCAGAACAGAAATCACTTATCACTGGAGATAAATGAGTTACGGCAAGGACCATGTTAATTATCTCTGCTGCAAATAATTAaacccttcaccaagtttatcCACGAATTAAGCTTCATAGAAATTTGTTTGATAATGTCTTCAAAACTGATGACTTTGGGGTTAACCAACAGAAAGTCCAAAGCCAGAAGTACGTCAGTACAAGAGATCAATGGTAGGTAGCATTTCAGCCAAGGTGTGATGAGGAAAAACAATACAAACTACATACACCTTCAACAACAACTTCACAGACAACATCCATAGTGACAATATCAAAAACATGCAGAATTCTCAGCAGATATCTTTtagaataaaatacaattttgtacacCATATATCACAACATGCTTCCATAAATCCAAAGAAAATGCTGCAGTAATGACCAATTTGAATGCAATGGATGAGatgaacatgaaaatattttaacaagTAGACCACAGTTAGATGATCCAAATCTTCACTCATCCTGAATTTCATTAGAAGCCATGCAAGGAAGTTTTGACATGCAAAAATACTTTTGACCCACCATGCAACCCGACGATCAATAAGTCAAGTCATAAAGGAAACAAGATGTCAACTATTACCTGTGTTTGGATGAATTGGGTGGGACTGTGTCTGTGTGAATTGTGGGAGTTGGGTGGATGGTGGGGTGGGGGCTTCCTTTGTAAAAGGCACACTAAGATTGTCATAAACACCCCACTGAGATCGGCCTGTGGTATCTAATCTCTGGTTTAAGCCATCTGGAAACAAggaatacacaaacacacaacacaTTATCACAAAGTACAACATCGAATAGAACataatcaacaacaacagtcacaaTATCATGGGGGGACCATAATTCCAACCAAAACAAGCCAGTTCCAAGCAGTGTAAAAACACACCATTCTCTGCCGTTAAGCTGCGGTGCTTGTGAACTCTTGTGCTTGTGAACTCTTTGGTCTCAAATGCAAAACTACACATAAGCTGTGACCAATTACAGACAagaacaaaacagtacacagcTTAGACAGACTTGTTTCTGGCATGTAGGCCGGGTGTTCCCCATTTATGGAGTAAGGTCATATGTCTGTGTGGGTTCGGTTTCAACTCAAAGGTGAGGTGATGATGTGTGAAGATGATAATTTACACTGCATATATGGCATGATGACGTATGAAACTGCAAGAAAAAttgcttatttaaaaaaaatatttcagtgttttaatttcttttgttAAGATTTGCATATGTAGCCAGTGGGTACTATACTGCCCAAATG
Encoded proteins:
- the LOC135478016 gene encoding runt-related transcription factor 1-like isoform X2, with product MHLPTELNGLSPFPDSPQNMTELVAGERSLSSVLSDHPGELVRTGSPNFVCSVLPSHWRSNKTLPVSFKVVSLGEVKDGTKVTIMAGNDENFCAELRNCTAYMKNQVAKFNDLRFVGRSGRGKSFNLTIQVSSNPPQMATYQKAIKVTVDGPREPRKLRTDDRRIHHRISPLDHLPLERGLVDVQLERRYTHSLAELEHLRRSTSHSTDPVSLVHSHGHETNGFRSASDGLNQRLDTTGRSQWGVYDNLSVPFTKEAPTPPSTQLPQFTQTQSHPIHPNTAPTIHRISPPSMESHLADQRLTIMPTTADLSAITTTQSDVSSLDRRLPLLPDAQRLDYSSVDSRFSVDSQRMNLEPRLPIVLPRYQGLSSLRFTDHPISESRYTEPRHILPPPPPPAAASHSLTYPTSRSNLEILEESRAISTLPLGVSHSNYPVISPHDIFSSMNPPTTMPSYISSSQAGVLPPTFLYPHLYSTAPQYQTSLYLPSGEVRTYEILGQRSGDLPVRMDTRPGLMSPSRMALEAPTGREEENNNRTLPSHIGAAQDSIHPQDLGSLRTADPCVVVPTTETHLPPRPVVSRHDSADTGPVWRPY
- the LOC135478016 gene encoding runt-related transcription factor 1-like isoform X4, with the protein product MHLPTELNGLSPFPDSPQNMTELVAGERSLSSVLSDHPGELVRTGSPNFVCSVLPSHWRSNKTLPVSFKVVSLGEVKDGTKVTIMAGNDENFCAELRNCTAYMKNQVAKFNDLRFVGRSGRGKSFNLTIQVSSNPPQMATYQKAIKVTVDGPREPRSKIKLRTDDRRIHHRISPLDHLPLERGLVDVQLERRYTHSLAELEHLRRSTSHSTDPVSLVHSHGHETNGFRSASAPTIHRISPPSMESHLADQRLTIMPTTADLSAITTTQSDVSSLDRRLPLLPDAQRLDYSSVDSRFSVDSQRMNLEPRLPIVLPRYQGLSSLRFTDHPISESRYTEPRHILPPPPPPAAASHSLTYPTSRSNLEILEESRAISTLPLGVSHSNYPVISPHDIFSSMNPPTTMPSYISSSQAGVLPPTFLYPHLYSTAPQYQTSLYLPSGEVRTYEILGQRSGDLPVRMDTRPGLMSPSRMALEAPTGREEENNNRTLPSHIGAAQDSIHPQDLGSLRTADPCVVVPTTETHLPPRPVVSRHDSADTGPVWRPY
- the LOC135478016 gene encoding runt-related transcription factor 1-like isoform X1; protein product: MHLPTELNGLSPFPDSPQNMTELVAGERSLSSVLSDHPGELVRTGSPNFVCSVLPSHWRSNKTLPVSFKVVSLGEVKDGTKVTIMAGNDENFCAELRNCTAYMKNQVAKFNDLRFVGRSGRGKSFNLTIQVSSNPPQMATYQKAIKVTVDGPREPRSKIKLRTDDRRIHHRISPLDHLPLERGLVDVQLERRYTHSLAELEHLRRSTSHSTDPVSLVHSHGHETNGFRSASDGLNQRLDTTGRSQWGVYDNLSVPFTKEAPTPPSTQLPQFTQTQSHPIHPNTAPTIHRISPPSMESHLADQRLTIMPTTADLSAITTTQSDVSSLDRRLPLLPDAQRLDYSSVDSRFSVDSQRMNLEPRLPIVLPRYQGLSSLRFTDHPISESRYTEPRHILPPPPPPAAASHSLTYPTSRSNLEILEESRAISTLPLGVSHSNYPVISPHDIFSSMNPPTTMPSYISSSQAGVLPPTFLYPHLYSTAPQYQTSLYLPSGEVRTYEILGQRSGDLPVRMDTRPGLMSPSRMALEAPTGREEENNNRTLPSHIGAAQDSIHPQDLGSLRTADPCVVVPTTETHLPPRPVVSRHDSADTGPVWRPY
- the LOC135478016 gene encoding runt-related transcription factor 1-like isoform X3 produces the protein MTELVAGERSLSSVLSDHPGELVRTGSPNFVCSVLPSHWRSNKTLPVSFKVVSLGEVKDGTKVTIMAGNDENFCAELRNCTAYMKNQVAKFNDLRFVGRSGRGKSFNLTIQVSSNPPQMATYQKAIKVTVDGPREPRSKIKLRTDDRRIHHRISPLDHLPLERGLVDVQLERRYTHSLAELEHLRRSTSHSTDPVSLVHSHGHETNGFRSASDGLNQRLDTTGRSQWGVYDNLSVPFTKEAPTPPSTQLPQFTQTQSHPIHPNTAPTIHRISPPSMESHLADQRLTIMPTTADLSAITTTQSDVSSLDRRLPLLPDAQRLDYSSVDSRFSVDSQRMNLEPRLPIVLPRYQGLSSLRFTDHPISESRYTEPRHILPPPPPPAAASHSLTYPTSRSNLEILEESRAISTLPLGVSHSNYPVISPHDIFSSMNPPTTMPSYISSSQAGVLPPTFLYPHLYSTAPQYQTSLYLPSGEVRTYEILGQRSGDLPVRMDTRPGLMSPSRMALEAPTGREEENNNRTLPSHIGAAQDSIHPQDLGSLRTADPCVVVPTTETHLPPRPVVSRHDSADTGPVWRPY